One window from the genome of Papilio machaon chromosome 6, ilPapMach1.1, whole genome shotgun sequence encodes:
- the LOC106714944 gene encoding UPF0691 protein C9orf116 — MSGGGQLAITDKQEGGFCSATCIDKVCLQNEIKKPEIKTSDLYATCNLPKRFEHPHWFNGYGCQKSNQHPLYRTTSSEYGWYPPGVHSVTSVYYPAGQKFTNHLLASGMYRNYSLNTGMDPVGYS; from the exons atgAGTGGTGGTGGTCAATTGGCAATAACTGATAAACAGGAAGGGGGATTTTGTTCAGCGACGTGTATCGATAAAGTTTGCttacaaaatgaaatcaaGAAGCCTGAGATAAAAACTTCTGATTTATATGCAACGTGTAATCTACCGAAGAGATTTGAACATCCTC ATTGGTTCAATGGCTACGGATGTCAGAAGAGCAACCAGCATCCATTGTACCGCACAACGTCCAGCGAATACGGGTGGTATCCCCCCG GAGTACACTCGGTAACTTCGGTGTACTACCCCGCTGGTCAGAAGTTTACGAACCACCTTTTGGCCTCCGGTATGTATCGCAACTACAGTCTCAACACTGGAATGGATCCTGTAGGGTACTCGTAA